In Amycolatopsis methanolica 239, a single genomic region encodes these proteins:
- the rfbA gene encoding glucose-1-phosphate thymidylyltransferase RfbA, protein MKGIVLAGGSGTRLHPITQAVSKQLLPVYDKPMIYYPISVLMLAGIREILIISTPADLPNFQRLLGSGDQFGLRLSYAEQPSPNGLAEAFVIGADFIGDDDVALILGDNIFYGQGFSGRMQQEVAKLDGCVLFGYPVKDPQRYGVGELDADGRLVSIEEKPERPKSNQAITGLYFYDNQVVEIARGLTPSKRGELEITDVNLTYLRQGRAKLVELGRGFAWLDTGTHDSLLEAGQFVQVLEHRTGVRIACLEEVALRMGYIDPEECLALGLKLSKSGYGDYVVACARAAGAVG, encoded by the coding sequence ATGAAGGGCATCGTGCTGGCGGGCGGCAGCGGGACGCGTCTGCACCCGATCACCCAGGCGGTGTCGAAGCAGCTGTTGCCGGTGTACGACAAGCCGATGATCTACTACCCGATCTCGGTGCTGATGCTTGCCGGGATCCGGGAGATCCTGATCATCTCGACCCCGGCCGACCTGCCCAACTTCCAGCGCCTGCTCGGCTCCGGCGACCAGTTCGGGCTGCGGCTCAGCTACGCGGAACAGCCGAGCCCGAACGGCCTCGCCGAGGCGTTCGTCATCGGCGCGGACTTCATCGGCGACGACGACGTGGCGCTGATCCTCGGCGACAACATCTTCTACGGGCAGGGGTTCTCCGGCCGGATGCAGCAGGAGGTCGCCAAGCTCGACGGGTGCGTCCTGTTCGGCTACCCGGTGAAGGACCCACAGCGCTACGGCGTCGGCGAGCTCGACGCGGACGGCAGGCTCGTGTCGATCGAGGAGAAGCCCGAGCGGCCGAAGTCCAACCAGGCGATCACCGGGCTGTACTTCTACGACAACCAGGTCGTCGAGATCGCGCGCGGCCTCACTCCGTCGAAGCGGGGCGAGCTGGAGATCACCGACGTGAACCTGACCTACCTGCGGCAGGGGCGCGCGAAGCTGGTCGAGCTGGGCCGCGGGTTCGCGTGGCTGGACACCGGCACGCACGACTCGCTGCTGGAGGCGGGGCAGTTCGTGCAGGTGCTCGAACACCGGACCGGCGTGCGGATCGCGTGCCTGGAGGAGGTCGCACTGCGGATGGGGTACATCGATCCGGAGGAGTGCCTCGCGCTCGGGCTGAAGCTGTCGAAGTCCGGGTACGGGGACTACGTCGTGGCGTGCGCCCGTGCCGCGGGGGCCGTGGGTTAG
- a CDS encoding TetR/AcrR family transcriptional regulator, whose amino-acid sequence MRRTQEERSQSTRAALVAAARELFAERGYQAVAADEIVRAAGVTRGALYHHYGDKQGLFRAVFEQLELEVTAEVEAATKDAPDLATGLLFALKAFLDACERADIRQISLIDAPAVLGWTTWREIEAEHGLGLVIGVLRQAVEQGLVKPLPVDVLAQLVLSAVNEAALMITHADNPAQARSDAEQVLATWLIGLLAE is encoded by the coding sequence GTGCGCCGTACGCAGGAAGAGCGATCCCAGAGCACCCGGGCCGCGTTGGTGGCGGCCGCCCGCGAGCTGTTCGCCGAGCGCGGCTACCAGGCCGTGGCCGCGGACGAGATCGTGCGGGCCGCTGGGGTGACGCGGGGCGCGCTCTACCACCACTACGGCGACAAGCAGGGCCTGTTCCGCGCCGTGTTCGAGCAGCTCGAGCTGGAGGTCACCGCCGAGGTCGAAGCGGCCACGAAGGACGCGCCGGACCTCGCGACCGGGCTGCTCTTCGCGCTCAAGGCCTTCCTCGACGCGTGCGAGCGCGCCGACATCCGGCAGATCTCGCTGATCGACGCCCCGGCGGTGCTGGGCTGGACCACGTGGCGCGAGATCGAGGCGGAACACGGTCTCGGCTTGGTCATCGGCGTGCTGCGGCAGGCGGTCGAGCAGGGCCTGGTGAAGCCGCTGCCGGTCGACGTGCTGGCCCAGCTCGTGCTCAGCGCCGTCAACGAGGCGGCGCTGATGATCACTCACGCGGACAACCCGGCCCAGGCCAGGTCGGACGCCGAGCAGGTGCTCGCCACCTGGCTGATCGGCCTCCTCGCGGAATAA
- a CDS encoding alpha/beta fold hydrolase, with translation MTRSPALGQEKRVTLRHGDVRYFERGEGRPVVFVHGALVNADLWRHVVPGLAAAGFRCLSIDLPLGAHEVPLRPDADLSPTGVADLIADFLDALDLRDVLLVANDTGGALTQIMLSRRPERVGSVVLTPSDCFDHFFPPLFKPLVPLAHIPGSMRPVAALLQVKALHRMPFVFGWVTKYPIPAEAVESYVRPAHRDAAIRRDLRKFLRGVRPEYTVEAAEKLRAFDKPVLLVWADEDRTFPLRLGKRLAATLPNARLVEVPDSYAFVPEDQPAELVRHVLAFAGVMAD, from the coding sequence ATGACTCGCTCACCAGCACTCGGGCAAGAAAAGCGCGTGACCCTCCGCCACGGTGACGTTCGCTACTTTGAACGCGGCGAGGGGCGGCCGGTCGTGTTCGTCCACGGCGCCCTGGTCAACGCCGATCTCTGGCGGCACGTCGTCCCGGGTCTGGCGGCAGCCGGCTTCCGGTGCCTCAGCATCGACCTGCCGCTCGGTGCGCACGAGGTCCCGCTCCGCCCGGACGCCGACCTCAGTCCAACCGGGGTCGCCGACCTGATCGCGGACTTCCTCGACGCCCTCGACCTGCGTGACGTCCTCCTGGTCGCGAACGACACCGGCGGCGCCCTCACCCAGATCATGCTGTCCCGCCGGCCGGAGCGGGTCGGCAGCGTCGTGCTGACGCCGTCCGACTGCTTCGACCACTTCTTCCCGCCCCTGTTCAAACCACTCGTCCCGCTCGCCCACATCCCCGGCTCGATGCGCCCGGTCGCGGCGCTGCTGCAGGTCAAGGCGCTGCACCGGATGCCGTTCGTGTTCGGATGGGTCACCAAGTACCCGATCCCGGCGGAGGCCGTGGAGTCCTACGTCCGGCCGGCGCACCGGGACGCCGCCATCCGCCGTGACCTGCGCAAGTTCCTCCGCGGCGTGCGCCCGGAGTACACGGTGGAAGCCGCGGAGAAGCTGCGTGCGTTCGACAAGCCGGTGCTGCTTGTGTGGGCGGACGAGGACCGGACCTTCCCGCTGCGCCTCGGCAAGCGCCTCGCCGCGACCCTGCCGAACGCGCGACTGGTCGAGGTTCCCGACTCGTACGCCTTCGTGCCGGAGGACCAGCCGGCCGAGCTGGTGCGGCACGTCCTGGCGTTCGCGGGCGTCATGGCAGATTAG
- a CDS encoding DsbA family oxidoreductase produces the protein MQVEIWSDVVCPWCYLGKRRFERALAGFEHRDQVEVTFRSFELDPGAPREPQPKAALIAAKYGISEAEFAANEERLTQLAAAEGLEYHLDGGVIGNTFDAHRVLHLARERGLQDAVAERLFRAYFTERRSVFGEESLVELAAESGLDADEVRRVLADGAYADEVRADIDEARALGANGVPFFVFDRRYGVSGAQSTETFAAALDKAYQDAEPLPK, from the coding sequence GTGCAGGTGGAGATCTGGTCCGATGTCGTGTGCCCGTGGTGCTACCTCGGCAAGCGGCGCTTCGAGCGCGCGCTTGCCGGGTTCGAGCACCGTGACCAGGTCGAGGTGACCTTCCGGTCCTTCGAGCTGGACCCGGGCGCGCCGCGCGAGCCGCAGCCGAAGGCGGCGCTGATCGCCGCGAAGTACGGGATCAGCGAGGCGGAGTTCGCCGCGAACGAGGAGCGCTTGACCCAGCTCGCCGCGGCGGAGGGGCTGGAGTACCACCTGGACGGTGGCGTCATCGGCAACACCTTCGACGCCCATCGCGTGCTGCACCTCGCTCGTGAGCGCGGCCTGCAGGACGCGGTCGCCGAGCGGTTGTTCCGCGCCTACTTCACCGAGCGGCGTTCGGTCTTCGGCGAGGAGTCGCTCGTCGAGCTGGCGGCGGAGTCCGGGTTGGACGCCGACGAGGTCCGCCGGGTGCTGGCCGACGGCGCGTACGCCGACGAGGTCCGCGCGGACATCGACGAGGCCCGCGCGCTCGGCGCCAACGGCGTGCCGTTCTTCGTCTTCGACCGCCGTTACGGGGTGTCCGGCGCCCAGTCCACCGAGACCTTCGCGGCCGCGCTGGACAAGGCCTATCAGGACGCGGAGCCCTTGCCGAAGTAG
- a CDS encoding sialidase family protein, which produces MRRMAALMLTLLAAPGVLTVPAHAAQRTELGVGAYPRVIRLEHAPFRRGRIVASVNSWDGRGAFARIYESTDEGASFHQIGEVRDPAGAQGECCGSIYELPQRVGRLRAGTLLWAASYGQNGGAGRRMSIRIWSSSDGGRNWSFLSEAARSHNHDGVFEPEFTVDSGGTLWMHYADETEAPRHGQVLNRVASTDGVTWGTKQSTVAISPDRVRPGMPVVRKLPDGRYYFGYEICNYGQRYCDPYFKISPDGANYGAPADPGTRVVTANGNYFQHAHNVTVFPGGPNGVRLLMVGQIYTDRAGKPLPSNGQVLLANDAFGAGNWYELPAPVHVPRAYNNFCPNYSSSLLPVDDGRNVLELAADYDGDVCKIYFGKGSAS; this is translated from the coding sequence ATGCGTCGAATGGCCGCGCTGATGCTCACGCTGCTGGCCGCGCCGGGCGTGCTGACCGTTCCGGCGCACGCGGCGCAGCGCACCGAACTGGGCGTCGGCGCGTACCCCCGGGTCATCCGCCTGGAACACGCGCCGTTCCGGCGCGGCCGGATCGTCGCGTCCGTGAACAGCTGGGACGGACGCGGCGCGTTCGCGCGGATCTACGAGAGCACCGACGAAGGCGCGTCGTTCCACCAGATCGGCGAGGTCCGCGATCCGGCGGGAGCGCAGGGCGAATGCTGCGGGAGCATCTACGAACTGCCGCAACGAGTCGGCCGGCTGCGGGCGGGCACGCTGCTGTGGGCGGCCTCCTACGGGCAGAACGGCGGCGCGGGCCGCCGCATGTCGATCCGGATCTGGTCCAGTTCGGACGGTGGACGGAACTGGAGCTTCCTGTCCGAGGCCGCCCGCTCGCACAACCACGACGGCGTGTTCGAGCCGGAGTTCACAGTGGACTCCGGCGGGACACTGTGGATGCACTATGCCGACGAAACCGAGGCGCCGCGCCACGGCCAGGTGCTCAACCGCGTCGCGTCCACCGACGGCGTCACCTGGGGCACCAAGCAGAGCACGGTCGCGATCTCGCCCGACCGCGTCCGCCCCGGCATGCCGGTCGTGCGGAAACTGCCCGACGGCCGCTACTACTTCGGCTACGAGATCTGCAACTACGGCCAGCGCTACTGCGACCCGTACTTCAAGATCTCACCCGACGGCGCCAACTACGGCGCCCCCGCCGACCCGGGCACCCGCGTCGTGACGGCGAACGGCAACTACTTTCAGCACGCCCACAACGTCACGGTCTTCCCCGGCGGACCGAACGGAGTTCGACTCCTGATGGTCGGCCAGATCTACACCGACCGCGCCGGCAAACCGCTGCCGTCCAACGGCCAGGTGCTGCTCGCCAACGACGCCTTCGGCGCGGGCAACTGGTACGAGCTGCCCGCGCCGGTGCACGTTCCCCGCGCCTACAACAACTTCTGCCCGAACTACAGCTCGTCGCTGCTGCCCGTGGACGACGGGCGCAACGTCCTCGAACTGGCCGCCGACTACGACGGCGACGTCTGCAAGATCTACTTCGGCAAGGGCTCCGCGTCCTGA